A portion of the Stigmatella aurantiaca DW4/3-1 genome contains these proteins:
- the tssB gene encoding type VI secretion system contractile sheath small subunit, with the protein MPIQDSLPKSRITLTYRTNLSGKEEDVKLPFRVVVLGDFSSGSSTDRQVDLEERKLRSVTGSNINELMKDMGMSLSFEVDDKLSADGNGRMAVNLPIDRMKSFHPDEIVHHVPKLKALLLLRKLLLEMQADIDNRKDLRRKLYELFSNKAELQKLLESDQLKSYASMRLPATAKPQAAQAPQAAAAPAQAALVADTVPAVAPAKAT; encoded by the coding sequence GTGCCGATTCAGGACAGTTTGCCCAAGTCTCGTATTACCCTCACCTATCGCACCAACCTCAGTGGGAAAGAGGAGGACGTCAAGCTTCCCTTCCGTGTCGTGGTGCTGGGCGACTTCTCGAGCGGGAGTTCCACGGATCGCCAGGTAGACCTGGAAGAGCGCAAGCTGCGCTCGGTCACGGGCTCCAACATCAACGAGCTGATGAAGGACATGGGCATGTCCCTCTCGTTCGAGGTGGATGACAAGCTTAGCGCCGATGGCAATGGGCGGATGGCAGTCAATCTGCCCATCGACCGGATGAAGTCTTTCCACCCGGATGAGATTGTCCACCACGTGCCCAAGCTCAAGGCGCTGCTGCTTTTGCGCAAGCTGTTGCTGGAAATGCAGGCGGACATCGACAACCGCAAGGATTTGCGGCGCAAGCTCTACGAGTTGTTCTCCAACAAGGCAGAGTTGCAGAAGTTGCTGGAGAGCGATCAGCTCAAGAGCTACGCGAGCATGCGTCTGCCCGCCACTGCGAAGCCGCAAGCCGCGCAAGCCCCGCAGGCGGCTGCCGCGCCGGCTCAGGCCGCGCTCGTCGCCGACACCGTTCCCGCTGTGGCTCCCGCCAAGGCCACCTGA
- a CDS encoding DotU family type IV/VI secretion system protein: protein MKLEHWQNILRTHRQVLSLLDQSLPAESAEGEPRTQVRVGLQGLVLLQQQLLGEVAGLRNVLGASYREEEVDEALRPFVYLLDELVLRRLADSEQSDWPLLQYKLFGLDSGGDRFYEMADEKLVQRAASPLVFELLHFCLTAGFEGRHAGNAARLREYKERLAARIPKPEAVPAPPPPVAQVPLVHSFPMRYYAASGFVVLALPVLLWWLSR from the coding sequence ATGAAACTCGAGCATTGGCAGAACATCCTCCGGACCCACCGGCAGGTTCTCTCCTTGTTGGATCAGTCCTTGCCGGCCGAGTCCGCCGAGGGCGAGCCCCGCACGCAGGTGCGGGTGGGGCTGCAAGGTCTGGTTTTGCTCCAGCAGCAGCTTTTGGGGGAAGTCGCGGGACTCCGGAACGTGCTGGGAGCCTCTTACCGGGAAGAGGAGGTGGACGAGGCGCTGCGCCCCTTCGTCTATCTGCTCGACGAGCTGGTGCTGCGCCGGTTGGCGGACAGCGAGCAGTCAGACTGGCCGTTGCTGCAGTACAAGTTGTTCGGCCTCGATTCGGGCGGAGACCGCTTCTACGAAATGGCGGATGAAAAGCTGGTGCAGCGCGCCGCCTCGCCGCTGGTTTTCGAACTGCTACATTTCTGTCTCACCGCGGGTTTCGAGGGCCGTCACGCGGGGAACGCGGCCCGGTTGCGCGAGTACAAGGAACGCCTGGCGGCCCGCATCCCGAAGCCCGAGGCGGTGCCTGCTCCCCCGCCCCCCGTCGCGCAGGTGCCCCTCGTTCACTCCTTTCCCATGCGCTACTACGCGGCGTCCGGTTTCGTGGTGCTGGCCCTCCCAGTGCTACTGTGGTGGCTGTCGAGATGA
- a CDS encoding type VI secretion protein IcmF/TssM N-terminal domain-containing protein: MGPQLLNGVGQALNVADPTKALEAAGKVLDAGAPPPEGASAPASEGFWLTVAPYLKWALIALLVALLVALLVFAGVKLYQWWRRRRSASAASSGPPPMASNRLLQVHRAFLSGLPLANRAAVLDLPTVVVLGPAGSGKTLLIGLDVDWQRQARQFLPSHTSDSLLQVYLGPDCVVQELSAPLLEDETLQARSALRRMWSKCFNRRQGGLAVLTLDIRWLAETPPDEQRRMAQLLRGKLNLISEACGGPVETRLCLTHMDGLEGFEDFARLLRQHGVARSFEIPKQGEESRLSTLLEGQEQYLALGLTSLPVDAFERLERFYSQGGRSFAALGRFVSSLLEGDTLSFKPRLTRVYLSSPTPEARASGTLSVMSEEGSTLAPRSLYLRTHQRRAALIALVGCLPVLAAYANFYMLLGDAQEQVARFESTVAQMQEQGLEGRGEVVEEQVNEAADAISHLWSAARWWPPLNSSFPGEMLDVRQRLARGIRESHLRPTLEHCRKHPQDCRPEQVVYLLAALHASNKNGLGNFVNSSIQPRHSRRWTGNQAGASKTAEVAASEQSRTWITALELREPLVATYVLASDEPWERNPPCRRGAAQVAHSAETEWSCWPYAERLTVESQLKPWLDHLLFLRQALEAGPKGLAQLDQRREERERLEAQLADLDVYASLPTVLNLIDTAGIQSNTRHFQGIESTVQVLDWLRTNRDTLATVLDMEEEAYSGLLAVEKMGPSELLTRDGLWLTGTKKGPYRIELLQQSFEFRPPQLSRELLQALLDAYEKSGRLTMGPNEAIRPGQLILSRTPFETDLKPLVDDFTQRLKNVQLPTDESAKREEYVQKRVGVFAQGYREGLFHSVRNYRFVAPRKALFDELARLTQPSSEQVDMLRDVALRASLDPLEGPYYEPLRNAVAPFRPIVQLMVTDKSGFYAALAPYHALIAQMHDELDAGARRGQSKGGKAAGEAPDKGKEAQAAGADAPAAGAGGEAGSAELVDMLTPLERVALSMLLEEEGSYLRKAQEWLDQQGISGELRQPFLEPFLQVQRLGKQELESTLSRQWEEASGRMLRSMLERYPFNPTSPQDVDPGELEVLRRKDGAFWSFVNQMFSRVCVERGTQWSLRGPLREKLVLPEQMLLTLSRLSRLATLLWDEEGRSRPLMLKVQPQPLPTPPIPGVFVTMSSLKCGKTTAYGFNQIPTWQDFPVNWWDQQVSSIVLELRSPARDAPQYVSLPWNRSAWSCFRLFEEAVLTTDQRRQWSLALQGNAGDKRGLEISFGLKGEPWVPFREVPR, from the coding sequence GTGGGGCCGCAGCTGCTGAACGGGGTGGGACAGGCGCTGAACGTGGCGGATCCAACCAAGGCGCTTGAGGCGGCCGGGAAGGTGCTCGACGCGGGGGCCCCGCCGCCGGAAGGCGCGAGCGCACCGGCGTCCGAGGGGTTCTGGCTCACGGTGGCCCCCTACCTGAAATGGGCGTTGATCGCGCTCCTCGTGGCGCTCCTCGTGGCGCTCCTCGTGTTCGCCGGGGTGAAGCTCTATCAGTGGTGGCGCCGCCGCCGCTCGGCTTCGGCCGCATCCAGCGGTCCTCCCCCCATGGCGTCCAACCGCCTGCTCCAGGTGCACCGGGCTTTTCTCTCCGGGTTGCCCCTGGCCAACCGGGCCGCCGTGCTGGATTTGCCCACCGTGGTGGTGCTCGGCCCCGCGGGCAGCGGCAAGACGCTGCTCATTGGCCTGGATGTCGATTGGCAGCGCCAGGCCCGGCAATTCCTCCCCAGCCACACGTCGGACTCGCTGTTGCAGGTGTACCTGGGCCCAGACTGCGTGGTGCAGGAGCTCTCGGCCCCGCTGTTGGAAGATGAGACGCTTCAAGCCCGCAGCGCTTTGCGCCGGATGTGGAGCAAGTGTTTCAACCGCCGCCAGGGGGGGCTGGCCGTCCTCACGCTGGACATCCGCTGGCTCGCGGAGACCCCGCCGGATGAGCAGCGGCGCATGGCGCAGCTCCTGCGTGGCAAGCTGAACCTCATCTCCGAGGCCTGTGGGGGGCCGGTGGAGACGCGCCTGTGTCTGACCCACATGGATGGGTTGGAGGGCTTCGAGGATTTCGCCCGGCTGCTGAGGCAGCATGGTGTGGCGAGATCCTTCGAGATTCCCAAGCAGGGTGAAGAGTCCCGTCTGTCCACGCTGCTGGAAGGGCAGGAGCAGTACCTGGCCCTGGGGCTCACCTCGTTGCCGGTCGATGCCTTCGAGCGCCTGGAGCGCTTCTATTCGCAGGGAGGCCGCTCGTTCGCGGCGCTGGGCCGGTTCGTCTCCTCGTTGCTGGAGGGCGATACCCTCTCGTTCAAGCCGCGCCTCACGCGCGTCTACCTGTCCTCTCCCACGCCCGAGGCGCGCGCCAGCGGCACACTGTCGGTCATGTCCGAGGAGGGCAGCACCCTGGCGCCGCGCAGCCTCTACCTGCGCACCCACCAGCGCCGCGCCGCGTTGATTGCGCTGGTGGGCTGTCTGCCGGTGCTGGCCGCGTATGCGAACTTCTACATGCTGCTGGGCGATGCGCAGGAGCAGGTGGCGCGCTTCGAGAGCACGGTCGCGCAGATGCAGGAGCAGGGGCTGGAGGGGCGGGGAGAGGTCGTCGAGGAGCAGGTGAACGAGGCGGCGGATGCCATCAGCCACTTGTGGAGCGCGGCCCGCTGGTGGCCGCCCCTGAACTCCAGCTTCCCAGGAGAGATGCTGGATGTGCGCCAGCGGCTGGCCCGGGGCATCCGGGAGAGCCACCTGCGGCCCACCCTCGAGCACTGCCGCAAGCACCCCCAGGACTGCCGCCCCGAGCAGGTGGTCTACCTGCTGGCCGCCCTCCACGCGTCGAACAAGAATGGGCTCGGCAACTTCGTGAACTCCAGCATTCAGCCTCGGCACTCGCGGAGGTGGACCGGCAATCAGGCCGGTGCCTCCAAGACGGCGGAGGTGGCTGCCTCCGAGCAGAGCCGTACCTGGATCACCGCGCTGGAATTGCGCGAGCCGCTCGTGGCGACCTACGTGCTGGCCAGCGACGAGCCCTGGGAGCGCAATCCCCCGTGCCGCCGGGGGGCCGCGCAGGTGGCTCATAGCGCGGAGACCGAGTGGTCCTGCTGGCCCTATGCGGAGCGGCTGACGGTCGAGAGTCAGCTCAAGCCCTGGTTGGATCACCTGCTGTTCCTCCGCCAAGCGCTGGAGGCGGGCCCCAAGGGGCTGGCCCAACTGGATCAGCGGCGGGAAGAGCGGGAGCGGCTGGAGGCACAGCTGGCGGATCTCGATGTCTATGCCTCGCTGCCCACGGTGCTCAACTTGATTGACACCGCGGGAATCCAATCCAACACGCGTCACTTCCAGGGCATCGAGTCCACGGTTCAGGTGCTCGATTGGTTGCGGACGAACCGGGACACCCTCGCCACGGTGTTGGACATGGAGGAAGAGGCCTACTCGGGCCTCCTGGCCGTGGAGAAGATGGGCCCCTCCGAGTTGCTCACCCGGGATGGGCTCTGGCTGACGGGCACCAAGAAGGGGCCGTACCGGATCGAGCTGTTGCAGCAGTCTTTCGAGTTCCGTCCTCCCCAGCTGTCGCGGGAACTCTTGCAAGCCCTGCTCGATGCCTACGAGAAGAGCGGCCGGTTGACCATGGGGCCCAACGAGGCCATCCGCCCAGGGCAGTTGATCCTGAGCCGGACGCCCTTCGAGACCGATCTCAAGCCGCTCGTGGATGACTTCACCCAGCGGTTGAAGAACGTCCAGCTGCCGACCGACGAGTCCGCCAAGCGCGAGGAGTATGTGCAGAAGCGGGTGGGCGTGTTCGCCCAGGGCTACCGCGAGGGGCTCTTCCACAGCGTTCGCAACTACCGTTTCGTCGCGCCGCGCAAGGCGCTGTTCGACGAGCTGGCGCGGCTCACCCAACCCTCGTCCGAGCAGGTGGACATGCTGCGCGACGTGGCCCTCCGGGCCAGTCTGGATCCGCTGGAGGGGCCCTACTACGAGCCGCTGCGCAACGCGGTGGCCCCCTTCCGGCCCATCGTCCAGCTCATGGTCACCGACAAGAGCGGCTTCTATGCCGCGCTGGCCCCGTACCACGCCTTGATTGCCCAGATGCACGATGAGCTGGACGCGGGGGCCAGGCGCGGCCAGTCCAAGGGGGGCAAGGCCGCGGGGGAGGCTCCGGACAAGGGCAAAGAGGCTCAGGCGGCTGGAGCAGACGCCCCTGCCGCAGGCGCTGGAGGCGAAGCGGGGTCCGCGGAACTCGTGGACATGCTCACGCCGCTGGAGCGGGTGGCGCTCTCGATGCTCCTCGAGGAGGAGGGCTCCTACCTGCGCAAGGCGCAGGAGTGGCTGGATCAGCAGGGCATCTCGGGAGAGTTGCGGCAGCCTTTTCTCGAACCCTTCTTGCAGGTGCAGCGCCTGGGCAAGCAAGAGCTGGAGAGCACCCTGTCGCGGCAGTGGGAGGAGGCCTCCGGACGCATGCTGCGCTCCATGTTGGAGCGTTATCCTTTCAACCCCACCTCTCCGCAGGACGTGGATCCCGGCGAACTGGAGGTGCTGCGCCGCAAGGATGGCGCCTTCTGGAGCTTCGTGAACCAGATGTTCTCCCGGGTGTGCGTGGAGCGCGGAACCCAGTGGTCTCTGCGAGGGCCCTTGCGCGAGAAGCTGGTGCTGCCCGAGCAGATGCTGCTGACGCTCAGCCGGTTGTCCCGGCTGGCGACGCTGTTGTGGGACGAGGAGGGCCGCTCCCGGCCGTTGATGTTGAAGGTGCAGCCCCAGCCTCTGCCCACGCCGCCGATCCCAGGCGTCTTCGTCACCATGTCCTCGCTCAAGTGCGGGAAGACGACCGCCTACGGCTTCAATCAGATTCCCACCTGGCAGGATTTCCCCGTGAACTGGTGGGATCAGCAGGTATCCTCGATTGTCCTGGAGCTGCGCTCCCCCGCGCGGGATGCCCCCCAGTACGTGTCCTTGCCCTGGAATCGCTCGGCCTGGAGCTGCTTCCGCTTGTTCGAGGAGGCGGTGCTCACCACGGACCAGCGCCGTCAGTGGAGCCTTGCATTGCAGGGGAATGCCGGAGACAAACGCGGGCTGGAGATCAGCTTTGGGCTCAAGGGTGAGCCCTGGGTTCCTTTCCGGGAGGTGCCGCGGTGA
- the tssC gene encoding type VI secretion system contractile sheath large subunit, translated as MADNKNYLKELFQVRGLEVPLQAQPMVGTGLVPAAHSDLQMSGDERFMSSLAALLYNVEPIQDEAGEARFDKGEVMKAIARIDGLIESQMNEILHAEEFQTMEASWRGLEDLVNHTNFQADITIDILDVAKEELSEDFEKNSSNIFSSALFDKMYIKEYDQFGGKPYGVMLGLYEFSASRADLTWLERMGKVANAAHCPFVSAVSPKFFDCESIEQLESLKNLDGVLSHPRYSKWMELRDKEEAAYIGLTLPRYVVRLPWDPDRNPCDVLNFKEDAEGDSKKYLWGNASYLMGRNLVKAFEQSGWCQSIRGPKGGGLVTGLPVDTFTLRGQKMIQAPVEIAIPDYREYEFARNGFIPLVHRKGSSEATFFSTQSIKRAKKFKDPKDSENAQLVTNLAYTFSITRLAHYIKSIARDNIGSTADAGYVQRQLDAWLAGYITTVVNPDDLTLRRFPFKATQVIVESRPGELGWYDCKVSVLPHIQFEGLNVELMLESRLG; from the coding sequence ATGGCTGACAATAAGAATTATCTGAAAGAGTTGTTCCAGGTTCGCGGCCTCGAGGTTCCCCTCCAGGCCCAGCCGATGGTGGGGACCGGTCTGGTGCCCGCCGCCCACAGTGACTTGCAGATGTCGGGGGACGAGCGGTTCATGTCCTCCCTGGCCGCGTTGCTCTACAACGTCGAGCCCATCCAAGACGAGGCGGGCGAGGCCCGCTTCGACAAGGGCGAGGTGATGAAGGCCATCGCTCGCATCGATGGCCTCATCGAGTCACAGATGAACGAGATCCTCCACGCCGAGGAGTTCCAGACGATGGAAGCCTCCTGGCGGGGATTGGAGGACCTCGTCAACCACACCAACTTCCAGGCCGACATCACCATCGACATCCTGGATGTCGCGAAGGAAGAGCTGAGCGAGGACTTCGAGAAGAACTCGAGCAACATCTTCTCCAGCGCGCTGTTCGACAAGATGTACATCAAGGAGTACGACCAGTTCGGCGGCAAGCCTTATGGGGTGATGCTGGGGCTGTATGAGTTCTCCGCCTCGCGCGCGGATCTCACCTGGCTGGAGCGCATGGGCAAGGTGGCCAATGCCGCGCACTGCCCCTTCGTCTCCGCGGTCAGCCCCAAGTTCTTCGATTGTGAGAGCATCGAGCAGCTCGAGTCGCTCAAGAACCTGGATGGCGTGCTGAGCCACCCGCGCTACAGCAAGTGGATGGAGCTGCGCGACAAGGAAGAGGCGGCCTACATTGGCTTGACGCTGCCGCGCTACGTGGTGCGGCTGCCGTGGGATCCGGACCGCAACCCCTGCGACGTGCTGAACTTCAAGGAGGACGCGGAGGGGGACTCGAAGAAATACCTGTGGGGCAATGCGTCCTACCTGATGGGCCGCAACCTGGTGAAGGCCTTCGAGCAGTCGGGGTGGTGCCAGTCGATCCGTGGCCCCAAGGGCGGCGGGCTCGTCACCGGGCTGCCGGTGGATACCTTCACCCTGCGCGGGCAGAAGATGATCCAGGCGCCGGTGGAGATCGCCATCCCGGATTATCGCGAGTACGAGTTCGCCCGCAATGGCTTCATTCCGCTGGTGCACCGCAAGGGCTCCAGCGAGGCGACCTTCTTCAGCACCCAGTCCATCAAGCGGGCCAAGAAGTTCAAGGACCCGAAGGATTCGGAAAACGCGCAGCTGGTCACCAACCTGGCGTACACGTTCTCCATCACCCGGCTGGCGCACTACATCAAGAGCATCGCGCGCGATAACATCGGGAGCACGGCCGACGCGGGCTATGTCCAGCGGCAGCTCGACGCCTGGCTCGCCGGATACATCACCACGGTGGTGAATCCGGATGACCTGACGTTGCGGCGCTTCCCTTTCAAGGCCACTCAGGTCATTGTGGAGTCCCGGCCCGGTGAGCTGGGCTGGTACGACTGCAAGGTGTCGGTCCTGCCGCACATCCAGTTCGAAGGCCTCAATGTGGAGTTGATGCTGGAGTCCCGCCTGGGGTAG
- the tssK gene encoding type VI secretion system baseplate subunit TssK: MQRHKLARVRWQVGQTLLPEHFRAQDEALSSETRLHAELSGLPQVGIASFAWSEALLAEGSLAVSTLTAVLPGGFLVDVPGNAVLPPLSLEATGRAEVTVHLHLLDETRGAEGVPLYADEPPSVQRYLSRLQLSSEQSVDRALSSMELVAFSKNLEGAWRPAARKVPPLLLVGANPFLNELLSELDLLLEKAHGQLRTLLLDSYQRSERLASARRTLLEVRRLQSLRVDMRGGICPHPYAFFDALRRFYFEVCCYLELEPDGALPAYRHDELGAGLWGWMDLLNRAFRPEDTRLTYKPFESKEGQFILTPLPTLDEGVQSELYLLVRSEDPSRPPSMEGVKVASPSRLSAVRRLALRGIPFQHVPHPAFPHAFGPEISWYKLSLGEEWQYALRDNGMAFYATPALQGTQVFLFWRRA, encoded by the coding sequence ATGCAGCGCCACAAGCTCGCGCGGGTCCGCTGGCAGGTTGGCCAAACGCTCCTTCCCGAGCACTTTCGCGCCCAGGACGAGGCGCTTTCGTCCGAGACGCGGCTGCATGCCGAGCTGTCCGGGTTGCCTCAGGTCGGTATCGCCTCCTTCGCTTGGAGCGAGGCGTTGCTGGCCGAGGGCAGCCTCGCCGTGTCTACCCTGACCGCCGTCCTGCCAGGAGGTTTCCTGGTGGACGTGCCGGGCAATGCCGTCCTTCCACCGCTCTCGCTCGAAGCCACCGGCCGCGCGGAGGTCACCGTCCACCTCCACCTGCTGGATGAGACGCGCGGCGCGGAAGGGGTGCCGCTCTACGCGGATGAGCCGCCCAGCGTGCAGCGGTACTTGAGCCGGTTGCAGCTCTCCAGCGAGCAGTCCGTGGACCGGGCCCTCTCGTCGATGGAGCTGGTGGCCTTCTCCAAGAACCTCGAAGGGGCTTGGCGCCCCGCGGCCCGGAAGGTGCCGCCGCTGTTGCTGGTGGGGGCCAACCCCTTCCTCAATGAGCTCCTGAGCGAGTTGGACCTGCTGCTGGAGAAGGCCCACGGCCAGCTGCGCACCCTGCTGCTGGACAGCTATCAGCGCAGCGAGCGGCTGGCGAGCGCCCGGAGAACCCTTCTCGAGGTGCGCCGCCTGCAGTCGCTGCGCGTGGACATGCGCGGCGGCATCTGCCCGCATCCCTACGCCTTCTTCGATGCCCTGCGCCGGTTCTACTTCGAGGTGTGTTGCTACCTGGAGTTGGAGCCGGATGGCGCCTTGCCCGCGTACCGGCACGATGAGCTGGGGGCGGGGTTGTGGGGGTGGATGGATCTGCTCAACCGCGCCTTCCGGCCCGAGGACACGCGGCTCACCTACAAGCCCTTCGAGAGCAAGGAAGGGCAGTTCATTCTCACCCCGCTTCCCACGCTGGATGAGGGCGTGCAGAGCGAGCTGTACCTCCTGGTGCGGAGCGAGGATCCCAGTCGGCCGCCCTCGATGGAGGGGGTGAAGGTGGCGAGCCCGTCCCGCTTGTCCGCGGTGCGCCGGCTGGCGCTTCGGGGCATCCCCTTCCAGCATGTGCCGCACCCTGCGTTTCCTCATGCCTTCGGGCCAGAGATCTCCTGGTACAAGTTGTCGCTGGGTGAGGAGTGGCAGTACGCCCTGCGTGACAACGGCATGGCCTTCTACGCCACCCCTGCGCTTCAGGGGACCCAGGTGTTTCTCTTCTGGCGCAGGGCGTAA
- a CDS encoding type VI secretion system baseplate subunit TssF — MSDSSDRIYQDYLSELDALERFRQRFLESHPHVPLDREDPHVRRLIESMAFFSVQTRLATQHNLRSTWLRLFSSFFDFLLKPLPSVALVQALPTEKMTETLVLARGTELRLAPAHGGAGSFRTRRNLRVLPISMRGTEVVRLADGRYRLLLHFESSFPRRDPVGLFSLYVRHLDEYRPSLAVFHALRKHLQQLSVVYDAPANESSQGMPCEYSFGDAPAELEDAGDFEHPLQRVRAFFQMPEQGLFLHVAVPSHRKEWTRFSLCLDLDKGWTVGRSTHPDFFQPFVVPVENLKSEPAQPIVADGTRSEYTIRGMTAGRDMQLHAVTGVYVLGRSGRTPMRPAFLPGEGPSYELEESLDEEMRPRHSLLVRLPEALLEPKKLLVEALWYQPRFVSEATGRLSVSTPGRHVEGLKWQLVGRLEPHRDSALRNDVAGLTRLLSWKVKSTLERNELAALLNYLGTPAEEPFRRVIPWIRELKATVAPDGALRGSGLLHVYELLLEPFDASAESLVACFLEQVLLLLEAWNGEASVVLRPTVAGGGAFPLKASS; from the coding sequence GTGAGCGACTCCTCGGACCGGATCTACCAGGACTACCTGAGCGAGTTGGATGCGCTGGAACGCTTCCGGCAGCGCTTCCTGGAGTCGCACCCCCATGTGCCGCTGGACCGGGAGGATCCGCATGTGCGGCGCCTCATCGAGTCCATGGCCTTCTTCTCGGTGCAGACCCGCCTGGCCACGCAGCACAACCTGCGCTCGACCTGGCTGCGCCTGTTTTCCTCCTTCTTCGACTTCTTGCTGAAGCCGCTCCCCTCGGTGGCCCTGGTGCAGGCGCTGCCCACGGAGAAGATGACGGAGACGCTGGTGCTCGCCCGGGGGACGGAGCTTCGGCTCGCCCCCGCGCATGGGGGGGCGGGGAGCTTCCGCACCCGCCGCAACCTGCGCGTCCTGCCCATCTCCATGCGGGGCACGGAAGTGGTGCGCCTGGCGGATGGCCGCTACCGGTTGCTGCTTCACTTCGAGTCCAGCTTCCCCCGGAGGGATCCGGTGGGGCTGTTCAGCCTGTACGTGCGCCACCTGGACGAGTACCGGCCCTCGCTGGCCGTGTTTCACGCGTTGCGCAAGCACCTCCAGCAACTGAGCGTGGTGTATGACGCCCCGGCCAACGAGTCCTCCCAGGGCATGCCGTGCGAGTACTCCTTCGGAGATGCTCCGGCCGAGCTGGAGGACGCGGGCGATTTCGAGCACCCGCTGCAGCGCGTGCGCGCCTTTTTCCAGATGCCCGAGCAGGGCCTCTTCCTCCATGTGGCGGTGCCCTCGCACCGCAAGGAGTGGACTCGCTTCAGCCTGTGCCTGGACCTGGACAAGGGCTGGACGGTGGGGCGCTCGACTCACCCGGACTTCTTTCAGCCCTTCGTCGTGCCGGTGGAGAACCTCAAGTCCGAGCCCGCCCAGCCCATCGTCGCCGATGGCACCCGCTCGGAGTACACCATTCGCGGCATGACCGCCGGCAGGGACATGCAGTTGCATGCCGTCACCGGTGTGTACGTGCTGGGCCGCTCGGGGCGCACGCCCATGCGGCCGGCTTTCCTGCCGGGAGAGGGGCCGAGCTACGAGCTGGAGGAGTCGCTCGATGAGGAGATGCGTCCGCGCCACAGCCTGCTGGTGCGCCTGCCCGAGGCCCTCCTCGAGCCGAAGAAGCTGCTGGTGGAGGCGCTCTGGTACCAGCCCCGGTTCGTTTCCGAGGCCACGGGAAGGCTGAGTGTCTCCACGCCGGGGCGGCATGTGGAAGGGCTCAAGTGGCAGCTGGTGGGCCGGCTCGAGCCGCACCGTGACAGCGCCCTGCGCAACGACGTGGCGGGGCTGACCCGGCTGCTCTCCTGGAAGGTCAAGTCCACCCTCGAGCGCAATGAGCTCGCCGCGTTGCTGAATTACCTCGGCACCCCCGCCGAGGAGCCCTTCCGCCGCGTCATTCCCTGGATCCGGGAGCTCAAAGCCACGGTGGCCCCGGATGGCGCCCTGCGCGGCTCGGGACTGTTGCATGTCTATGAATTGTTGCTGGAGCCGTTCGATGCCAGCGCCGAGTCGTTGGTGGCCTGTTTCCTGGAGCAGGTGCTGTTGCTGCTGGAGGCATGGAATGGCGAGGCTTCCGTGGTGCTCCGGCCCACGGTGGCGGGCGGTGGCGCCTTCCCGTTGAAAGCATCCTCATGA
- a CDS encoding GPW/gp25 family protein has protein sequence MARPSFLDKFTSNWQRSEDEGELQRVCQNIEAVLNTKEGYGYFVEGFGLGRYTEKFGTRDLMKTLTQEILHSVERHEPRLQEVELTLRGQDSGLWLHFVLTGSLLGSPCTLRILFHTISGQVRVEEDEEG, from the coding sequence ATGGCGCGCCCCTCCTTCCTCGACAAGTTCACCAGCAATTGGCAGCGCTCGGAAGACGAGGGCGAGCTGCAGCGGGTGTGTCAGAACATCGAAGCGGTGCTCAACACCAAGGAGGGCTATGGGTACTTCGTCGAAGGCTTCGGGCTGGGGCGCTACACGGAGAAGTTCGGCACCCGAGACCTGATGAAGACGCTGACCCAGGAAATCCTGCACTCGGTGGAGCGCCATGAGCCGCGCCTGCAAGAGGTGGAGCTGACGCTGCGGGGCCAGGACTCCGGGTTGTGGCTGCACTTCGTCTTGACTGGCTCCTTGCTTGGCTCTCCCTGTACGCTGCGGATCCTCTTTCACACCATCAGTGGCCAGGTGCGGGTGGAAGAGGACGAGGAGGGATGA